The sequence CATACATAGGGTTGGTGTGGGAGCATATAGCCGACTGATAACGCTAGGGACTTTGAGTCACCTTTGGTGCCAGAACAGAATTTATTGATGTACTCAATTGTTTTGTCTGTAACTATCCTATCATGTATTTCGTAGGCTGACTGACCAGTTCCTGATTGAACCAAACTTACTCTGTTCGGTCCAGCAGTTCCTTTCATGTGCTCTTGATGAGTACCAGGATCCCTCGGTGATCCTAGGAAATTTCGAGTATGGTCCCCTACATATCTTTCAGAAAATCCATGATATTGATCTAATCCATTTAAATGCATTCTGCCGATTTGAACAGGTTTATAACCTCCTGCTCCTAACGCATGGGCGTATGTAGGAACAGCTGAATTCAGGATCTGATCATTTGTCCAAATTTCTGTTTCAGAAGGCATTAACCCTGTCAGAAAGGCAACTCTTGATGGAACGCAGATCGGTGACTGGCAATATACATTCGTAAAAGTTGCTCCAAGCTGAGCGATTTCATCTAGGTTCGGCGTTTCCACCTCATCATTGCCGAGGTGACTTATATAGCGAAAATTATGCTGATCAGATTTTATGAATAATAGATTTGGCTTATTTTTTTCCATTTTAAAATTTCTCATACTTTTGAATTGATATCTTTTCTAGTTCTCTTTGATCATATTCTATTCCAACACCAGCTACTTGGTCCTTAAAACTGTACATTCCCTTTTCAAACTTTAATTGCCCTTTGCCTTTATTCTCTATGTCTTCTACATCTATCACTAGATCTTCATAGTATGTATTGTTTGGCAGTGCGAGGCATAAATGAAGATTATTGTGACCACCCCCATGTACTTCTGCTTTCATTCCAAATGCTTCTGCCACATGACCCACTTTCATACCACCAGTAAATCCACCTTTATAATGAGTACTTGTTCTCATTATATCACAAGCATCTCTTCGGATAAATTCAGCAGCATTCCAATGTGATCCATCACTACACTCCGCAGCTAGAATTGGTATATCTAACTTATCACATAACTTTTTATAGCTTTCTAATTCAAATTCTCTCATTGGTTCTTCATACCACTCAAACTTTAACTCCTCCAAAACTCTCCCAAACCATAACGAATCCGTATAATTCCACAATCCTGAGGCATCTAGTGTTAAACTAAAATCATCTCCAACCCATTCACGAACTTTTTCACATAATTTGGCATTTGTTTTTACATCTCTGTACCTAAGATGCAGCTTAATACTTGGATATCCTGCAGACAAAGATGCTTCGACAACATCTTTGTATTCTTCAAGAGTATCGTAACTTGTTGTTGATGCATAAGCTGGAATTTCATCACGATACCCACCCAAAAGTTTATAGACTGGCAACCCAGCTTTTTTCCCTTTGATATCCCAAACTGCAATATCCACCATCGCCATCGCGTAAAGTGGATATTCTTCCAATCGATCAGTATCCCAACATTTTTCCCAAATTTTTTCGGAATTTAATGGATTCATACCTATCAAGTCTGAAGCAAATCTTCTTTCTACTAAATCCATCATTATCCGACCTTTCGGTCCTTTTGTGTACCCTGATATTCCCTCATCAGTTTCTAAAACCATAACACAGCTGAAATTCTTTCTTGGGTCTCTACCATCTCCTGAGCCTGGCCGGTCGACTTGCCAAGTGAATGGTTTTACAACATCATCGACTAAGTAGCTTTTAACATTGGTAATTTTCATGTTTTCGTTCCTTTGCAAATACCCTAATTTAATGATTATGACTTAAGAAAGTTTAATGATCTCTTGATATGAACCTTTGCATTTTATAAAACTTTTTTTGATTCTGATTTTACCCAGAAAAATGACAGCTATCTTCTCATAGTTCTGTTCCTCCTGATCTACTTGATTCGTAGCATGCCTCCACTAGCCTCATGGTTTCAAAGGCATCCTCAACTGAAGTATGAAGCTGGCTGTCTTCTCCTGAAGCAAAGCGCTGGAGATTGCTCATCGTTCCAATGAATGCCTCGGGGAACCATCCTCCTTCAAATTCGATTGGTTCCCACTGCTCTTTTTCACTTTGGTAAATCCATACCTCGTCAGGCTCTCCTCTTGGATAATCAAGTAGTAAACCGAGTTTTATGAGAGCAGCTCCTTCCTGGCAATCAAAACGGATCTGGGCAGACTGCAGACGAGGTCCCTTCTTGTAGTTGTGATTGATTGAAAGGACACAGCGGATCTCTGGTCCATAATTGAGAATCGCAGAGGAGCGAGTCTGTGCAAAGTCTGGGGTACTTGGATGAGCAAGTGTCTGGGCCCAGACACTCTTTGGTGTCCCCAAAAAAGATCGGATCAAATCTAGATAATGAATCGAATGAACCGCAATTTCGACCCTGTCCATCTTCTTGAGAAATGGGAAGAGTTCCCAAGGAGTTTCAAGATTCAGGTGCACCTCCAGATCAAGTATCTTCTGCAACATCTTCTTTGACATTGCGTCTCGCAGAGACAGCATCATCGGGCTGAAGCGGAGTTGAAAATTGATCGCAGCAGTCAGTTTCTTGCGTTCACAGATCTCTTTGATCTCTCTGGCCTCCGCAAGGTTGCTTCCCATCGGTTTTTGAATCAGCACGGTTGCATGGTCCGGCAATCTCTCCAACACCTTCGAGACTGCAGAAGGAGGAAGCGCAAGATCAAAAACTGCATTCTCTTCCTGCGCATCTGATATCAAACTGTTTAGAGATTCAAACGCTTTGAGATTCCAGGTTACAGCCACCTTCGCTGATTGCTCCGGGACAATATCAAAGACACCAAGCACCTTGAAATTTGCTTTGCGGTAGGCTGGTAGATGCGCGTCATTGACGATCCCTCCAGACCCAATAATCGCGATGGGCCGTGGCTGGATTGGAAGTGGCCATTCATAGCTAAGCTGCATGTAGTCTCTTGCTGTTTTTATAATTTTAGGTTTTCGAAAGCTATCCCATGATCAAATTTGGTAAAAATAGTACGACCGAAGACCAATAGGTAATCAACAACAAAACGAAGAGTAAGACCCCCATGAAAGGCAACAATTCTCTACTGAAACGATGAACTGGCACGTCAACTATCGAGCAGGTCGTATACATTAGTGTTCCCAAAGGTGGGGTTACTCCCGCGATGGTCAAATTCAGGACTACAACGATCCCAAAATGAACCAGGTCCACTCCTGCTGCTGAGGCGATCGGTACAAGCAGCGGTGTGAGCAAAATCAAGGACGCACTTCCCTCAACAAACATACCCACAAGCAGTAGGAACAGATTTACAGTCAAGAGCAAGTAGGTGGGCTCGGAGAGGTAGCTTGCCAGAGCATTGGTCAAATTCATTGGAATGCGTTCCCAAGCCATGTAGAACCCCAAAGCTGTCGCACTGCAGATGATGATCATAATCACACTGGTACTCAGTACCGATTCGAGCAGGATCGCAGGCAGATCATTCAGCTTGAGTTCACGATAGGCAAAAAAACCGATGATCAGTGAGTAAAGGACGCATACTGCACCAGCCTCTGTAGGTGTGAAGATCCCAAATCGAATCCCCCCAATGATTCCAATTGGTATCAACAGAGCCCAAATAGCATCACGAAAGGTCTTGCCTAGTTCGGGTAGTGTTGCCCTTCGATCCCTGGAAGATCGATAACCACGAGTTTTCGAGACCAGATGGACAATGACCATTAGGCCTGTACAGAGCAAGATACCCGGAATAATCCCAGCCAAGAATAAGCGCCCTACTGACTGATCTGCCAGGAAACCATAGAGGATCAGGCCGATACCTGGTGGAATGATAGGAGCAATAATCGAGGAGCAGGCTGTGATCACAGCGGAGAACTCCTTGCCATAACCTCGTTTGATCATTTCAGGGACAAGGATTTTGCTCTGCATTGCCGCATCAGCGTTAGCTGATCCAGAGAGACCTCCCATCAATGTACTCAGAACAACATTGACTTGAGCGAGCCCACCGACCATGTGACCAGTCAGAGCATCCGCCAGAGCCATCAATCTTTTGGTGATTCCACCATAGTTCATGAT comes from SAR324 cluster bacterium and encodes:
- a CDS encoding TRAP transporter large permease, coding for MTYLPLIALLALFLLNMPVAFAIAISTLSYFLFASGLPINIYIQKLVSSTHSFPLLAVPFFITAGIIMNYGGITKRLMALADALTGHMVGGLAQVNVVLSTLMGGLSGSANADAAMQSKILVPEMIKRGYGKEFSAVITACSSIIAPIIPPGIGLILYGFLADQSVGRLFLAGIIPGILLCTGLMVIVHLVSKTRGYRSSRDRRATLPELGKTFRDAIWALLIPIGIIGGIRFGIFTPTEAGAVCVLYSLIIGFFAYRELKLNDLPAILLESVLSTSVIMIIICSATALGFYMAWERIPMNLTNALASYLSEPTYLLLTVNLFLLLVGMFVEGSASLILLTPLLVPIASAAGVDLVHFGIVVVLNLTIAGVTPPLGTLMYTTCSIVDVPVHRFSRELLPFMGVLLFVLLLITYWSSVVLFLPNLIMG
- a CDS encoding Gfo/Idh/MocA family oxidoreductase produces the protein MQLSYEWPLPIQPRPIAIIGSGGIVNDAHLPAYRKANFKVLGVFDIVPEQSAKVAVTWNLKAFESLNSLISDAQEENAVFDLALPPSAVSKVLERLPDHATVLIQKPMGSNLAEAREIKEICERKKLTAAINFQLRFSPMMLSLRDAMSKKMLQKILDLEVHLNLETPWELFPFLKKMDRVEIAVHSIHYLDLIRSFLGTPKSVWAQTLAHPSTPDFAQTRSSAILNYGPEIRCVLSINHNYKKGPRLQSAQIRFDCQEGAALIKLGLLLDYPRGEPDEVWIYQSEKEQWEPIEFEGGWFPEAFIGTMSNLQRFASGEDSQLHTSVEDAFETMRLVEACYESSRSGGTEL
- a CDS encoding enolase C-terminal domain-like protein; the encoded protein is MKITNVKSYLVDDVVKPFTWQVDRPGSGDGRDPRKNFSCVMVLETDEGISGYTKGPKGRIMMDLVERRFASDLIGMNPLNSEKIWEKCWDTDRLEEYPLYAMAMVDIAVWDIKGKKAGLPVYKLLGGYRDEIPAYASTTSYDTLEEYKDVVEASLSAGYPSIKLHLRYRDVKTNAKLCEKVREWVGDDFSLTLDASGLWNYTDSLWFGRVLEELKFEWYEEPMREFELESYKKLCDKLDIPILAAECSDGSHWNAAEFIRRDACDIMRTSTHYKGGFTGGMKVGHVAEAFGMKAEVHGGGHNNLHLCLALPNNTYYEDLVIDVEDIENKGKGQLKFEKGMYSFKDQVAGVGIEYDQRELEKISIQKYEKF
- a CDS encoding sulfatase-like hydrolase/transferase — its product is MEKNKPNLLFIKSDQHNFRYISHLGNDEVETPNLDEIAQLGATFTNVYCQSPICVPSRVAFLTGLMPSETEIWTNDQILNSAVPTYAHALGAGGYKPVQIGRMHLNGLDQYHGFSERYVGDHTRNFLGSPRDPGTHQEHMKGTAGPNRVSLVQSGTGQSAYEIHDRIVTDKTIEYINKFCSGTKGDSKSLALSVGYMLPHQPYV